One window from the genome of Hydra vulgaris chromosome 02, alternate assembly HydraT2T_AEP encodes:
- the LOC100207514 gene encoding transmembrane protein 237A isoform X3: MESKKGLDEKRRKKPRNSNDSTINNDHKQAISIRNGVRSTRKRLSMNLDSQGINEVEITKHRKKVQSNINGKKGQSVSKKKKSRPISLSPDLEDSYNEDAELPDIFHIDNDDIIKARDMDPSVKILSNVIIPPSQPSQRRDIFYIEKKDGQGFAKEYKRVSKLHQLNFAEDVFEDSRKSTPLQFVLKFHQAFTSFALICHGLLAGIASSQCVFIYTLSKIDEKFILDYYHNLASPFQSVFYFLFAVCAVSVLDRYVNISNGWHQFFLGLLSKPSRAVALVVYFFSMAFSVSLAQLDDRIDLYSDIPTLWSDIGNRLETWKVINLLRVIGSVLGWIVVCVNLVDDETKETLTKAINEESAYQNSI; the protein is encoded by the exons ATGGAATCAAAGAAAG GTTTAGatgaaaagagaagaaaaaagcctagaaactcCAATGACTCTACAATAAACAACGATCATAAACAAGCAATAAGTATTAGAAATGGTGTTCGTTCAACAAGAAAACGCTTATCTATGAACTTAGACTCTCAGGGTATTAACGAAGTGGAGATTACaaagcatagaaaaaaagtaCAGTCAA ATATAAATGGCAAAAAAGGACAAAGTGtttccaaaaagaaaaaatcaag accaaTCAGTCTTTCTCCTGATTTGGAAGATAGTTACAATGAGGATGcagaat TACCTGACATTTTTCATATTGACAATGATGATATTATAAAAGCAAGAGATATGGATCCAAGTGTAAAGATTTTATCAAATGTTATTATTCCTCCATCGCAACCAAGTCAACGCAGAGATATTTTTTACATAGAAAAAAAAG atGGCCAAGGTTTTGCAAAAGAGTACAAACGTGTTTCAAAACTTCATCAACTTAATTTTGCAGAGGACGTTTTTGAAGATAGTAGAAAATCTACGCCTTTACAGTTTGTATTG aAATTTCATCAAGCATTTACAAGCTTTGCTCTTATATGTCATGGATTGTTAGCAG gtatTGCTTCTTCGCAATGTGTATTTATCTATACGTTAtcaaaaattgatgaaaaattcattttagaTTACTACCATAATCTTGCCTCGCCTTTTCagtcagttttttattttttgtttgctgtATGTGCAGTTTCTGTGCTTGACAG ATATGTTAATATAAGCAATGGTTGGCACCAATTTTTTCTGGGTTTACTATCGAAACCTTCAAGAGCTGTTGCTTTAGTtg tttactttttttcgATGGCATTCTCCGTTAGCCTCGCTCAGCTTGATGATCGAATTGATTTATATTCTGATATTCCAACACTTTG GTCAGATATTGGAAACCGTTTGGAAACATGGAAAGTGATAAATTTGCTCAGAGTTATTGGTTCAGTTTTAGGTTGGATTGTTGTGTGCGTAAATCTTGTCGACGATGAAACTAAAG aaactttaacAAAAGCAATCAATGAAGAATCTGCTTACCAGaattccatttaa
- the LOC100207514 gene encoding transmembrane protein 237A isoform X4 gives MESKKDEKRRKKPRNSNDSTINNDHKQAISIRNGVRSTRKRLSMNLDSQGINEVEITKHRKKVQSNINGKKGQSVSKKKKSRPISLSPDLEDSYNEDAELPDIFHIDNDDIIKARDMDPSVKILSNVIIPPSQPSQRRDIFYIEKKDGQGFAKEYKRVSKLHQLNFAEDVFEDSRKSTPLQFVLKFHQAFTSFALICHGLLAGIASSQCVFIYTLSKIDEKFILDYYHNLASPFQSVFYFLFAVCAVSVLDRYVNISNGWHQFFLGLLSKPSRAVALVVYFFSMAFSVSLAQLDDRIDLYSDIPTLWSDIGNRLETWKVINLLRVIGSVLGWIVVCVNLVDDETKETLTKAINEESAYQNSI, from the exons ATGGAATCAAAGAAAG atgaaaagagaagaaaaaagcctagaaactcCAATGACTCTACAATAAACAACGATCATAAACAAGCAATAAGTATTAGAAATGGTGTTCGTTCAACAAGAAAACGCTTATCTATGAACTTAGACTCTCAGGGTATTAACGAAGTGGAGATTACaaagcatagaaaaaaagtaCAGTCAA ATATAAATGGCAAAAAAGGACAAAGTGtttccaaaaagaaaaaatcaag accaaTCAGTCTTTCTCCTGATTTGGAAGATAGTTACAATGAGGATGcagaat TACCTGACATTTTTCATATTGACAATGATGATATTATAAAAGCAAGAGATATGGATCCAAGTGTAAAGATTTTATCAAATGTTATTATTCCTCCATCGCAACCAAGTCAACGCAGAGATATTTTTTACATAGAAAAAAAAG atGGCCAAGGTTTTGCAAAAGAGTACAAACGTGTTTCAAAACTTCATCAACTTAATTTTGCAGAGGACGTTTTTGAAGATAGTAGAAAATCTACGCCTTTACAGTTTGTATTG aAATTTCATCAAGCATTTACAAGCTTTGCTCTTATATGTCATGGATTGTTAGCAG gtatTGCTTCTTCGCAATGTGTATTTATCTATACGTTAtcaaaaattgatgaaaaattcattttagaTTACTACCATAATCTTGCCTCGCCTTTTCagtcagttttttattttttgtttgctgtATGTGCAGTTTCTGTGCTTGACAG ATATGTTAATATAAGCAATGGTTGGCACCAATTTTTTCTGGGTTTACTATCGAAACCTTCAAGAGCTGTTGCTTTAGTtg tttactttttttcgATGGCATTCTCCGTTAGCCTCGCTCAGCTTGATGATCGAATTGATTTATATTCTGATATTCCAACACTTTG GTCAGATATTGGAAACCGTTTGGAAACATGGAAAGTGATAAATTTGCTCAGAGTTATTGGTTCAGTTTTAGGTTGGATTGTTGTGTGCGTAAATCTTGTCGACGATGAAACTAAAG aaactttaacAAAAGCAATCAATGAAGAATCTGCTTACCAGaattccatttaa
- the LOC100207514 gene encoding transmembrane protein 237A isoform X5, whose protein sequence is MESKKGLDEKRRKKPRNSNDSTINNDHKQAISIRNGVRSTRKRLSMNLDSQGINEVEITKHRKKVQSNINGKKGQSVSKKKKSRPISLSPDLEDSYNEDAELPDIFHIDNDDIIKARDMDPSVKILSNVIIPPSQPSQRRDIFYIEKKDGQGFAKEYKRVSKLHQLNFAEDVFEDSRKSTPLQFVLKFHQAFTSFALICHGLLADYYHNLASPFQSVFYFLFAVCAVSVLDRYVNISNGWHQFFLGLLSKPSRAVALVVYFFSMAFSVSLAQLDDRIDLYSDIPTLWSDIGNRLETWKVINLLRVIGSVLGWIVVCVNLVDDETKETLTKAINEESAYQNSI, encoded by the exons ATGGAATCAAAGAAAG GTTTAGatgaaaagagaagaaaaaagcctagaaactcCAATGACTCTACAATAAACAACGATCATAAACAAGCAATAAGTATTAGAAATGGTGTTCGTTCAACAAGAAAACGCTTATCTATGAACTTAGACTCTCAGGGTATTAACGAAGTGGAGATTACaaagcatagaaaaaaagtaCAGTCAA ATATAAATGGCAAAAAAGGACAAAGTGtttccaaaaagaaaaaatcaag accaaTCAGTCTTTCTCCTGATTTGGAAGATAGTTACAATGAGGATGcagaat TACCTGACATTTTTCATATTGACAATGATGATATTATAAAAGCAAGAGATATGGATCCAAGTGTAAAGATTTTATCAAATGTTATTATTCCTCCATCGCAACCAAGTCAACGCAGAGATATTTTTTACATAGAAAAAAAAG atGGCCAAGGTTTTGCAAAAGAGTACAAACGTGTTTCAAAACTTCATCAACTTAATTTTGCAGAGGACGTTTTTGAAGATAGTAGAAAATCTACGCCTTTACAGTTTGTATTG aAATTTCATCAAGCATTTACAAGCTTTGCTCTTATATGTCATGGATTGTTAGCAG aTTACTACCATAATCTTGCCTCGCCTTTTCagtcagttttttattttttgtttgctgtATGTGCAGTTTCTGTGCTTGACAG ATATGTTAATATAAGCAATGGTTGGCACCAATTTTTTCTGGGTTTACTATCGAAACCTTCAAGAGCTGTTGCTTTAGTtg tttactttttttcgATGGCATTCTCCGTTAGCCTCGCTCAGCTTGATGATCGAATTGATTTATATTCTGATATTCCAACACTTTG GTCAGATATTGGAAACCGTTTGGAAACATGGAAAGTGATAAATTTGCTCAGAGTTATTGGTTCAGTTTTAGGTTGGATTGTTGTGTGCGTAAATCTTGTCGACGATGAAACTAAAG aaactttaacAAAAGCAATCAATGAAGAATCTGCTTACCAGaattccatttaa